A section of the Microbacterium sp. MM2322 genome encodes:
- a CDS encoding polynucleotide kinase-phosphatase, translating into MTVLDIPALSLVVLVGASGSGKSTFAREHFGAYETLSSDAFRGLVSNDESNQSATAAAFDALQYVAGKRLDAGLLTVVDATSVQPEARRALVELAKAHDVLPVAIVFDVPESVSVERNAVRTDRRIPAHVVKRQNDQLRRGLRHLGREGFRKVHVLRTPDEVADATIERTRLLTDRTDERGPFDVIGDVHGCRSELEALLGRLGYELERDEQGRAIDARHPEQRRVVFLGDLIDRGPDVVGVLRLAMGMVASGSALAVPGNHEAKLVRALRGAKVTVSHGLEETLAQLSGESEEFREQVEAFCHDLVSHLILDEGRLVVAHAGLKEQYHGRASGRVRAFALYGETTGETDEYGLPVRHPWAQDYRGTAVVLYGHTPVPTVEWVNNTACLDTGCVFGGALSAMRYPEREVVSVPAEQVWYDPIRPLVPAAPTRAPGVLDLADVQGKLTVQTSLHGRVGIQEEQSAGGLETISRWATDPRWLIHLPPTMSPPNTSAREGYLEHPDEAFATYRGNGVTDLIAEEKHMGSRALVLVSRDPARFTAPEGWRGSIHTRTGRPFFASDVEADMLARLDEALERAGVWEELGASWVLLDAEILPWSLKAGALVRDLYASVATAAETATDAAAAVLARAAASGIDVSALAARTQARAEGARGFRAAYRRYVGGDDEVRVAPFQVLAAGDATFETRDHGWHLGVADRLVDAAPDLVAPTRRRRVDLGDEASVADAVSWWEELTAAGGEGMVVKPFANLTRTEKGLVQPGIKVRGREYLRIIYGPDYTDPANLARLRDRNVGHKRSLAAREYGLGIESLHRFTAGEPLWRVHEAVFGVLALESDPIDPRL; encoded by the coding sequence ATGACCGTCCTCGACATCCCCGCCCTGTCGCTCGTCGTCCTCGTCGGGGCATCCGGTTCGGGCAAGTCCACGTTCGCGCGGGAGCACTTCGGCGCCTACGAAACGCTCTCAAGCGACGCGTTCCGGGGGCTCGTCTCGAATGACGAGTCCAACCAGTCCGCCACCGCGGCCGCGTTCGACGCGCTGCAGTACGTGGCGGGTAAGCGTCTCGACGCGGGACTGCTCACCGTCGTCGACGCGACGAGCGTGCAGCCCGAGGCCCGACGCGCGCTCGTCGAACTCGCGAAGGCGCACGACGTGCTGCCGGTCGCGATCGTGTTCGACGTGCCCGAATCCGTGTCCGTCGAGCGGAACGCGGTGCGCACCGACCGTCGCATTCCCGCCCACGTCGTGAAGCGGCAGAACGACCAGCTCCGCCGCGGGCTGCGCCACCTCGGACGCGAGGGTTTCCGCAAGGTACACGTCCTCCGCACGCCCGATGAGGTCGCGGACGCGACGATCGAACGCACGCGTCTGCTCACCGACCGCACCGACGAGCGCGGACCGTTCGACGTGATCGGCGACGTGCACGGATGCCGCAGCGAACTCGAGGCACTGCTCGGACGCCTCGGCTACGAGCTCGAGCGCGACGAGCAGGGCCGGGCGATCGACGCGCGGCATCCCGAACAGCGTCGTGTCGTGTTCCTCGGCGACCTCATCGACCGCGGGCCCGACGTCGTCGGGGTGCTGCGCCTCGCGATGGGGATGGTCGCCTCGGGCAGCGCGCTCGCCGTGCCGGGCAACCATGAGGCGAAGCTCGTCCGCGCCCTGCGCGGCGCGAAGGTGACCGTCTCGCACGGCCTCGAGGAGACGCTCGCTCAGCTGTCGGGTGAGAGCGAGGAGTTCCGCGAGCAGGTCGAGGCGTTCTGCCACGACCTCGTGTCGCACCTGATCCTCGACGAGGGGCGCCTCGTCGTCGCCCACGCGGGGCTGAAGGAGCAGTACCACGGCCGCGCGTCCGGGCGCGTGCGCGCGTTCGCCCTCTACGGCGAGACGACGGGGGAGACCGACGAGTACGGCCTTCCGGTGCGGCATCCGTGGGCCCAGGACTACCGCGGCACGGCGGTCGTGCTCTACGGACACACACCGGTCCCGACCGTCGAATGGGTCAACAACACCGCGTGCCTCGACACCGGGTGCGTGTTCGGCGGAGCGCTCTCGGCGATGCGCTACCCGGAGCGCGAGGTCGTCTCGGTGCCGGCCGAGCAGGTCTGGTACGACCCGATCCGCCCGCTCGTCCCCGCTGCGCCGACGCGCGCTCCGGGGGTCCTCGACCTCGCCGACGTGCAGGGCAAGCTCACCGTGCAGACGAGCCTGCACGGCCGGGTCGGCATTCAGGAGGAGCAGTCCGCGGGCGGCCTCGAGACGATCAGCCGCTGGGCGACCGACCCGCGCTGGCTGATCCACCTGCCGCCCACCATGTCGCCGCCGAACACCTCGGCGCGCGAGGGCTACCTCGAGCACCCCGACGAGGCGTTCGCGACCTACCGCGGAAACGGCGTGACCGACCTCATCGCCGAGGAGAAGCACATGGGCTCTCGCGCCCTCGTGCTCGTGTCGCGCGACCCGGCACGGTTCACCGCGCCCGAGGGATGGCGGGGCTCGATCCACACGCGGACGGGTCGCCCCTTCTTCGCCTCCGACGTCGAAGCCGACATGCTCGCTCGCCTCGACGAGGCGCTCGAGCGGGCCGGCGTCTGGGAGGAGCTCGGCGCGTCGTGGGTGCTCCTCGACGCCGAGATCCTGCCCTGGTCGCTCAAGGCCGGCGCGCTCGTCCGCGACCTGTACGCGTCGGTCGCGACCGCGGCGGAGACCGCGACGGATGCCGCCGCTGCGGTGCTCGCTCGGGCCGCGGCATCCGGGATCGACGTCAGTGCCCTCGCGGCGCGGACGCAGGCACGCGCCGAGGGCGCGCGGGGGTTCCGCGCTGCGTATCGCCGCTACGTCGGCGGCGACGACGAGGTTCGGGTGGCGCCGTTCCAGGTGCTCGCCGCAGGGGATGCCACGTTCGAGACCCGCGATCACGGCTGGCACCTGGGGGTCGCCGACCGCCTGGTCGACGCCGCACCCGACCTCGTGGCGCCGACGCGGCGACGGCGCGTGGACCTCGGTGACGAGGCATCCGTCGCGGACGCCGTCTCGTGGTGGGAGGAACTCACCGCGGCGGGCGGCGAGGGGATGGTCGTCAAGCCGTTCGCCAACCTCACGCGCACCGAGAAGGGACTCGTGCAGCCGGGCATCAAGGTGCGCGGGCGCGAGTACCTGCGGATCATCTACGGCCCGGACTACACCGACCCCGCGAACCTCGCGCGCCTCCGCGACCGCAACGTCGGCCACAAGCGCTCGCTCGCGGCGCGCGAGTACGGCCTCGGGATCGAGTCGCTCCACCGCTTCACCGCCGGAGAACCGCTCTGGCGCGTGCACGAGGCGGTGTTCGGCGTCCTCGCCCTGGAGTCCGACCCGATCGACCCGCGCCTGTAA
- a CDS encoding 3' terminal RNA ribose 2'-O-methyltransferase Hen1, translating to MLATVTYAPTDGQDATALGFLMYKHPAKVQTFSAPVGDIHVFYPEATPDRCTVAVMLEVDPIALVRNKRFRGDAGALGHYVNDRPYVASSMLAVAIGTVFRTAMTGRSDSYPELAASALPLRIEIPVVSARGGGDDLVRRMFEPCGWQVEEHRIALDDEHPEWGDSRYSSVVLTGEVRLAEALRQLYVLLPVLDDAKHYWVGDDEIGKLERAGEGWLADHPERDLITRRYLLHQRALLETADAALEERPTPLSQHRADAVLAALADVGAHRVVDMGCGPGALLARLVKDRSFTKIVGVDVSARSLEQAARMLRLAEASDAERERIDLLHGSVVYRDERLCGFDAMVLMEVIEHVDPSRLGALEDAVFASASPGSVVVTTPNAEYNALYPDLPAGTFRHDDHRFEWTRDEFRAWAEGVAGRHGYAVEFRPVGDADADLGAPTQLALFRKEVAA from the coding sequence ATGCTCGCGACGGTGACCTATGCGCCGACGGACGGTCAGGATGCGACGGCGCTCGGCTTCCTCATGTACAAGCATCCGGCCAAGGTGCAGACGTTCTCGGCGCCGGTCGGTGACATCCACGTGTTCTACCCCGAGGCAACGCCCGACCGCTGCACCGTCGCGGTGATGCTCGAGGTCGACCCGATCGCGCTCGTCCGCAACAAGCGGTTCCGAGGGGATGCCGGGGCTCTCGGTCACTACGTCAACGACCGCCCGTACGTCGCGTCGAGCATGCTCGCCGTCGCGATCGGCACGGTCTTCCGTACCGCGATGACCGGGCGGAGCGACTCGTACCCCGAGCTGGCGGCATCCGCTCTGCCGCTGCGCATCGAGATCCCCGTCGTTTCGGCACGGGGCGGGGGCGACGACCTCGTCCGGCGGATGTTCGAGCCGTGCGGCTGGCAGGTCGAGGAACACCGCATCGCGCTCGACGACGAGCACCCCGAGTGGGGAGACTCGCGCTACAGCTCGGTCGTGTTGACCGGTGAGGTGCGTCTGGCCGAGGCGCTCCGCCAGCTGTACGTCCTTCTGCCGGTGCTCGACGACGCCAAGCACTACTGGGTCGGTGACGACGAGATCGGCAAGCTCGAGCGCGCCGGCGAGGGCTGGCTCGCGGATCACCCGGAGCGCGACCTCATCACCCGCCGCTACCTCCTGCACCAGCGCGCTCTGCTCGAGACAGCCGACGCGGCACTCGAGGAACGCCCGACGCCGCTCAGCCAGCACCGGGCCGACGCGGTCCTCGCCGCGCTCGCCGACGTCGGCGCGCACCGCGTCGTCGACATGGGCTGCGGGCCGGGCGCCCTGCTCGCGCGCCTCGTGAAGGATCGCTCGTTCACCAAGATCGTCGGCGTCGATGTGTCGGCCCGGTCGCTCGAGCAGGCGGCACGGATGCTGCGGCTCGCCGAGGCATCCGACGCCGAACGCGAACGCATCGACCTTCTTCACGGCTCGGTCGTCTACCGCGACGAGCGCCTGTGCGGGTTCGACGCGATGGTGCTCATGGAGGTCATCGAACACGTCGACCCGTCGCGACTCGGTGCGCTCGAAGACGCCGTCTTCGCGTCGGCCTCGCCCGGGTCCGTCGTCGTCACGACGCCCAACGCGGAGTACAACGCGCTCTACCCCGATCTGCCGGCGGGCACGTTCCGCCACGACGACCACCGCTTCGAGTGGACGCGCGACGAGTTCCGCGCGTGGGCCGAGGGGGTCGCCGGCCGGCACGGTTACGCGGTCGAGTTCCGTCCCGTCGGTGACGCGGATGCCGACCTCGGCGCGCCCACCCAACTCGCCCTGTTCCGGAAGGAGGTCGCGGCATGA
- a CDS encoding TraR/DksA family transcriptional regulator — protein sequence MTTDSPVVIDTGPFRALLEESLTERLAIIEELTPRALPSIDPMAYQTLAANRRAVEEITRALNRIDAGTYGHCSQCSGWIAPARLEAVPHAATCIECSAQRREGGDHDDPVTDLPGFCPALGPPHRLRRSHTVGRRPTQGRPGKGIRSRAGRLVRVAVSREV from the coding sequence ATGACCACCGATTCACCCGTCGTTATCGATACAGGACCCTTCCGCGCCCTCTTGGAGGAGAGCCTGACCGAGCGACTCGCCATCATCGAAGAGCTGACGCCGCGAGCGCTGCCGTCGATCGACCCGATGGCCTACCAGACGCTCGCCGCCAACCGCCGCGCAGTGGAGGAGATCACCCGCGCGCTCAACCGCATCGACGCAGGAACCTACGGACACTGCTCGCAGTGCAGTGGCTGGATCGCCCCGGCACGCCTCGAGGCCGTACCCCACGCGGCGACGTGCATCGAGTGCTCCGCGCAGCGGCGTGAGGGGGGCGACCACGATGACCCCGTCACCGACCTTCCTGGCTTCTGTCCGGCGCTGGGTCCGCCGCACCGTCTTCGCCGTTCGCACACCGTCGGACGCCGCCCCACGCAAGGGCGGCCCGGGAAAGGAATTCGATCGCGTGCAGGGCGTCTGGTCCGCGTGGCGGTGAGCCGCGAGGTCTAG
- a CDS encoding DUF3072 domain-containing protein yields the protein MTDQSSFPENDSVDPTDADAPEMLGGPSGDTAVKDPEEWVTGDEPMTGAQRSYLDTLAREAGEEIPATLTKAEASEHIDRLQQATGRGATS from the coding sequence ATGACCGATCAGAGCAGCTTCCCCGAGAACGACTCCGTCGACCCCACCGACGCTGATGCGCCAGAGATGCTCGGCGGACCGAGCGGCGACACCGCGGTGAAAGACCCCGAGGAATGGGTCACCGGCGACGAGCCGATGACCGGCGCGCAGCGCAGCTACCTCGACACCCTGGCTCGCGAAGCGGGGGAGGAGATCCCCGCCACCTTGACGAAGGCCGAAGCCTCCGAGCACATCGACCGCCTGCAGCAGGCGACCGGGCGCGGCGCGACCAGCTGA
- the treS gene encoding maltose alpha-D-glucosyltransferase — translation MARDDDRPEDLYTGPIDLAALAAAEDGDLEMPEISYDEQRYPARPRRLRPKDNLRGSSVRRIRTDPRTANGTNPSYVEWLVRQSMLKDADVLARQLSGQPTMWRNAYARPDARRAIATSDVWFTAYPISLITRPGQSFLSALGDDELWSVFERIGITAVHTGPVKRAGGIEGWGETPSVDGHFDRISTAIDPAFGTEDEFRALCDVAESHGGSIIDDIVPGHTGKGADFRLAEMGFKDYPGIYHMVAIPPEDWHLLPDVPEGYDSVNLDPATEHTLAEHGYIIGALQRVIFYTPGVKETNWSATAPAIGPDGITRRWVYLHYFKQGQPSINWLDPTFAGMRLVIGDALHSLGELGTSALRLDANGFLGVEKSAEGLPAWSEGHPLSHAANHIIAGMVRKVGGFTFQELNLTMEDIRDTGAVGADLSYDFIGRPGYHHALATGQTEFLRLALTSSLALGVAPVQLVHGMQNHDELTYELVHWATRHADEEYGFRGDTITGGELAEIVRAELTEKLVDAGDYNRVFTQNGIACTATSLIAATRGIPTLDEITEDEIPAIRDAHLLLCAYNAWQPGVFALSGWDLVGMLTLPGDEVADLIRVGDTRWIERGAHDLLDADPGATRSTSGMPRGRALYGPLPAQLDDPDSFASRLSAILDLRRQSGIATATAVDIPEVAHAGMLVLVHRLDDGVAEADAPVQVTVLNFSSEAIEGTVRSEHLTPQSDVLDAASDEVIGRVDDLQSFSVSLPGYGARFLVLQPQVDED, via the coding sequence ATGGCGCGTGACGACGATCGACCCGAAGATCTCTACACCGGACCCATCGACCTCGCGGCGCTCGCTGCCGCCGAGGACGGGGACCTCGAGATGCCCGAGATCAGCTACGACGAGCAGCGCTATCCCGCGCGGCCCCGTCGGCTCCGCCCGAAGGACAACCTGCGCGGCAGCAGCGTGCGCCGCATCCGTACCGACCCGCGCACGGCGAACGGCACGAACCCGTCGTACGTCGAGTGGTTGGTCCGGCAGTCGATGCTGAAGGATGCCGATGTGCTGGCGCGCCAGCTGTCGGGACAGCCGACGATGTGGCGGAACGCCTACGCCCGCCCCGACGCCCGCCGCGCGATCGCGACGAGTGACGTGTGGTTCACCGCGTACCCCATCTCGCTGATCACGCGGCCGGGGCAGTCGTTCCTCTCCGCCCTCGGCGACGACGAGCTGTGGTCGGTGTTCGAGCGGATCGGCATCACTGCGGTCCACACCGGTCCGGTCAAGCGCGCCGGCGGCATCGAAGGCTGGGGCGAGACCCCCAGCGTCGACGGTCACTTCGACCGCATCAGCACCGCCATCGATCCCGCCTTCGGCACGGAGGACGAGTTCCGCGCGCTCTGCGACGTCGCCGAATCGCATGGCGGCAGCATCATCGACGACATCGTGCCCGGCCACACCGGCAAGGGCGCCGACTTCCGCCTCGCTGAGATGGGCTTCAAGGACTACCCCGGGATCTACCACATGGTCGCGATCCCGCCCGAGGACTGGCACCTGCTGCCGGACGTCCCCGAGGGGTACGACAGCGTCAACCTCGACCCGGCCACCGAGCACACGCTCGCCGAGCACGGCTACATCATCGGCGCCCTGCAGCGCGTCATCTTCTACACGCCGGGCGTGAAGGAGACGAACTGGTCGGCGACGGCTCCCGCGATCGGTCCCGACGGGATCACGCGCCGCTGGGTCTACCTGCATTACTTCAAGCAGGGTCAGCCCTCCATCAACTGGCTGGACCCGACCTTCGCCGGTATGCGCCTCGTCATCGGCGACGCGCTGCACTCGCTCGGCGAGCTCGGCACGAGCGCGCTGCGCCTCGACGCCAACGGATTCCTCGGCGTCGAGAAGAGCGCCGAGGGTCTGCCGGCGTGGTCGGAGGGGCATCCGCTCTCGCACGCCGCGAACCACATCATCGCGGGCATGGTCCGCAAGGTCGGCGGGTTCACGTTCCAGGAGCTGAACCTCACGATGGAGGACATCCGCGACACGGGCGCCGTCGGCGCCGACCTGTCGTACGACTTCATCGGACGCCCGGGGTACCACCACGCTTTGGCGACGGGGCAGACGGAGTTCCTGCGCCTCGCGCTCACGTCGTCGCTCGCGCTCGGCGTCGCGCCGGTGCAGCTCGTCCACGGCATGCAGAACCACGACGAGCTCACCTACGAGCTCGTCCACTGGGCGACGCGGCACGCCGACGAGGAGTACGGCTTCCGCGGCGACACGATCACGGGCGGCGAGCTCGCCGAGATCGTCCGTGCGGAGTTGACCGAGAAGCTGGTGGATGCCGGTGATTACAACCGCGTCTTCACGCAGAACGGCATCGCCTGCACGGCGACGTCGCTCATCGCGGCGACGCGCGGCATCCCGACCCTCGATGAGATCACCGAGGACGAGATCCCCGCCATCCGCGACGCTCACCTGCTGCTCTGCGCCTACAACGCCTGGCAGCCGGGCGTCTTCGCCCTGTCGGGCTGGGACCTCGTCGGCATGCTGACTCTTCCGGGCGACGAGGTCGCCGACCTCATCCGCGTCGGCGACACCCGCTGGATCGAGCGCGGCGCGCACGACCTGCTCGACGCCGATCCCGGTGCGACGCGCTCGACGTCGGGCATGCCGCGCGGTCGTGCGCTCTACGGGCCGCTCCCGGCACAGCTCGACGACCCCGATTCGTTCGCGTCGCGGCTGTCGGCCATTCTCGACCTGCGTCGCCAGTCGGGCATCGCGACGGCGACGGCCGTCGACATCCCCGAGGTCGCCCACGCCGGCATGCTCGTGCTCGTCCACCGTCTCGACGACGGGGTGGCGGAGGCGGACGCCCCCGTGCAGGTGACGGTGCTCAACTTCTCGTCCGAGGCGATCGAGGGCACGGTGCGGTCCGAGCACCTCACGCCGCAGAGCGACGTGCTCGATGCCGCGAGCGACGAGGTCATCGGCCGCGTCGACGACCTGCAGAGCTTCTCGGTGTCGCTCCCCGGGTACGGTGCGCGGTTCCTCGTCCTGCAGCCGCAGGTCGACGAGGACTGA
- a CDS encoding GNAT family N-acetyltransferase, which yields MARSSGRCACFDEGEEWRIGRVVTSAAARGRGVGADLMRRAIHDAAARDASRPFVLDAQEHLADWYGRFGFVSAGPSYIEDRIPHVPMARPAEAEV from the coding sequence ATGGCGAGGTCCTCGGGACGTTGCGCCTGCTTCGACGAGGGCGAGGAATGGCGGATCGGTCGGGTCGTCACGAGCGCGGCAGCCCGAGGCCGGGGTGTCGGCGCGGACCTCATGCGGCGGGCGATCCACGACGCCGCCGCGCGGGACGCGTCGCGACCGTTCGTCCTCGATGCGCAGGAGCACCTCGCCGACTGGTACGGCCGCTTCGGCTTCGTCTCCGCAGGACCGTCGTACATCGAAGACCGGATCCCGCACGTCCCGATGGCGCGCCCCGCAGAAGCCGAAGTGTAA
- a CDS encoding maltokinase N-terminal cap-like domain-containing protein, giving the protein MRFDEDLSAWVAQQRWYAGKSHDPRFRVLDARPAPGGATTYLLMDDAGALPTLYNVPLTEVSEPPAEEVVTTTDDGRSLTDATRHPAFTIGLLAEMGVDTSRVTGSRVLTGEQSNTSIVYDVDGSPAIILKLFRTLHHGENPDVTVQRVLSDAGSPYVPQFYGSADAEWPDVGRESGTARGTLGFAQEFLPGVRDGWAIALDAAREGRDFTDAARDLGVAVAGVHGALSDALESVDASPDQLAAVGRAWRRRLAIASAEVPAVADRLAAIDAVYAEALERPWPRMQRIHGDLHLGQVLAVPHGGWRIVDFEGEPLRPMAERAIPDLPPRDVAGMLRSFDYAGAVGAGPDAAAWAASCREAFLSAYATAPGAIELDPALLRALVLDKAVYESIYEARNRPDWLPVPLAGIDAALA; this is encoded by the coding sequence GTGCGATTCGACGAGGACCTCAGCGCCTGGGTGGCGCAGCAACGCTGGTATGCGGGCAAGAGTCACGATCCACGGTTCCGCGTGCTCGATGCGCGACCGGCACCCGGTGGCGCGACCACCTACCTGCTAATGGACGACGCCGGTGCTCTGCCGACGCTGTACAACGTGCCCCTCACCGAGGTGAGCGAGCCGCCTGCCGAGGAGGTCGTCACCACGACCGACGACGGGCGTTCCCTCACGGATGCGACCCGGCATCCCGCCTTCACCATCGGACTCCTCGCGGAGATGGGTGTCGATACGAGCCGAGTGACGGGTTCGCGGGTGCTCACCGGCGAGCAGTCGAACACGTCCATCGTCTACGACGTCGACGGGTCGCCCGCGATCATCCTCAAGCTGTTCCGCACGCTGCACCACGGCGAGAACCCCGACGTCACGGTGCAGCGCGTGCTGAGCGACGCCGGCTCGCCCTACGTGCCCCAGTTCTACGGCAGCGCGGATGCCGAGTGGCCCGATGTCGGCCGCGAATCGGGCACGGCGCGGGGCACGCTCGGCTTCGCGCAGGAGTTCCTCCCCGGCGTCCGCGACGGATGGGCGATCGCGCTCGACGCGGCGCGCGAGGGACGCGACTTCACCGACGCCGCCCGCGATCTCGGCGTCGCCGTCGCGGGCGTCCACGGCGCGCTCAGCGACGCCCTCGAATCGGTGGATGCCTCCCCCGACCAGCTCGCCGCCGTCGGCCGGGCCTGGCGTCGCCGCCTGGCGATCGCATCCGCCGAGGTTCCCGCCGTCGCCGACCGCCTCGCCGCCATCGACGCCGTGTACGCCGAGGCGCTCGAACGTCCATGGCCCCGGATGCAGCGGATCCACGGCGACCTGCACCTCGGACAGGTCCTCGCGGTGCCCCACGGCGGGTGGCGCATCGTGGACTTCGAGGGCGAGCCGCTCCGACCGATGGCGGAGCGTGCGATCCCCGACCTTCCGCCGCGCGACGTGGCCGGCATGCTGCGGTCGTTCGACTACGCGGGCGCGGTCGGCGCGGGACCGGATGCCGCGGCCTGGGCAGCATCCTGCCGCGAGGCCTTCCTGTCGGCATACGCAACAGCCCCCGGGGCGATCGAGCTCGACCCGGCACTCCTCCGCGCCCTCGTGCTCGACAAGGCCGTCTACGAATCCATCTACGAAGCGCGCAACCGCCCCGACTGGCTGCCCGTGCCGCTCGCCGGCATCGACGCCGCGCTCGCCTGA